The genomic stretch ATACATTTCTTAAAATTATATagactaaattaaattaaaataatagttGTTATCATGTGAcataagttgttgttttttatttactttaaggTTATACATTTCCTCAAATGATATGTAGTAAATAGactaaatcaaattaaaataatagttGCCTTCATGTGAcataagttgttgttttttatttactataagtatataggtatataaatagattaaatcaaatttaaataataatggcTTTCATGTAGCTGATCACAAATAGTCACAATATATAGTTTCTCTCGCTAATATTCCCTTGTATCACTGCAGTGATGTAACAACTTCACTTTGGATAACACATGTCAATCTGCTGAGTACATCACAGTCCTGTACCCTTCTTTATCTTATCTGTGTGTACTTTTGTCTTGTGGTACCCTGAAACAAATTATGCAACTCCAGATTAGAGTGTGTTCAAATGAGGTTAACAACAAATCCAGTTTGCACTGCTGTGGTTAAATGTAACTTCTGTTTGTTGTTTCTCCTACAGAGCACAAAGTCATCATTGTGGGTTTAGACAATGCTGGAAAGACGACCATCCTCTATCAGTTGTAAGTGACTTTCTGAGGTTAAAATAGTGTCACATAACTATAAAAGCTGCTTGATATctgtatttaaaatgttttttttcctaacatAAACAGTTTGACAAAGGAGGCAGTCCACACATCACCAACCATCGGCAGCAACGTTGAGGCAATCACCGTACGAAAAACACACTTCTTGGTTTGGGACATCGGTGGACAGGATAGCCTTCGAGCAAGCTGGTACTCGTACTTCGGCAACACAGAGGTACGCATCACTTTCTGTCTTCAGCTCAACTGTGTGCAGCATGAAACACAGTTCATCAGTTAAAAATGAATcgtaaaagtcagaaaaacatgatgttttgcTGATGCTTACAAGAATTGatcatttaaaatgtagctaTAAATGATGGTTGACTCTGGTAGTTGTGAAATTAGATATTCAAGAGAAAACAGAAAGCATTCATAGGCTTGTGCTGACTGAGCTGTTGCACCTATATTCTTATTATCCTGCCCTGCTCCCTGTATTGATAACGTTATTTATCACGGTTACATAATCATTTTcaaatatataacatatgtCGGTAGCAGACATTGTGTGCTCCCCTCCTGATAACATGGGCTCAGATAATGTCAGATATCTGTTGATTGTGTTGCTAATAACTAATTTAATCATGTGTTATGTGTCTCTTTCAGATTGTCATCCTGGTTGTGGACAGTACTGACCGTGAACGCCTCACTCTCACCAAAGATGAGCTGCACCGCATGCTCGCACATGAGGTACAAATCCAGCTGTGATGACAGGATGTGTGTTAGTTCAAGTGTTATAATCATGATGATGCAGATGTTTTACCACAAATCAGAGTACAGCaggacagtggtggaagaagtatttagagcttttacttaagtaaaagtagcaaatactccactacaagtaaaagtcctacattaaaaagtacaaaggTATCAGAATaaacttaaaagtaaaagtactcattatgtagAATGGCCCATACCTCTTCAGAATAACATGTTACTGGATGATAATTGTTGATGCATTAATTTGTGCATCACTTTAACACAACAGCTGGTAACGGTGGGGTTAATTTCATCTActttatagacctt from Sebastes fasciatus isolate fSebFas1 chromosome 13, fSebFas1.pri, whole genome shotgun sequence encodes the following:
- the arl5c gene encoding putative ADP-ribosylation factor-like protein 5C; protein product: MGFLLTKMMAVFGDAEHKVIIVGLDNAGKTTILYQFLTKEAVHTSPTIGSNVEAITVRKTHFLVWDIGGQDSLRASWYSYFGNTEIVILVVDSTDRERLTLTKDELHRMLAHEDLQNAALLILANKQDVKGSMTATEISQCLTLDNISSHSWHVQACCALTGEGLPASLDWMKSRVVAS